GTAGATCGCCATCGAGACGTTCAGGCCGGTCAAGGCCGCGACGAGCAGGAGCAGGAGCCCCTGTCCCGCCCCGAACGACGATCCGACGAAGGGGTACAGTTCGGTGAGGATCGTCACTCGGCCGGCGAGCGACAGGGAGCCACCGACGACCAGATCGAGCACCAGCGGGACGTTCAGCGAGACGACGAACAGCGTGAGCGCGGTGAGGCTGGCGACGACCGCCAGCACCGCGTAGGCCGGCACCGACAACACGAGGCGGGCGGTGCGGGCCATCAGCCGCCAGTCGTCGGTCTCGGTCGGCAGTCGGATCGTCGGGAGCCGCGACGCGACCGACATCACTCGACTCCGAGCGCAGTGCCGATCACGTCGTAGCTGACGCTCCCACTCGCGCGAGTGACGTATCTGCCGTCTCGAAAGAGGAGCACGGTCGGCGTGGTCCGCCCCACGTCTGCGTTCATCCCCGCGTCGAGGTCGGTCTGGACGGCCGCGTCGTAGGCACCCGACTCGGCGTCGGCGACCACCGCGTCCCCGTCCACGTCTGTCTCGCCGTTCAGGAACTCGGCGGTCCTGTCGAGGACGTTGTCGGTCTCGAAGGAGGACTGCTCGTCGAAGTAGTGGGCGAACAGCGACCAGAACGCGTCCGAATCGCGGTCGTAGGTCGCCTCCAGCGCGTGCACCGCCGGCTCACCCCACGGGTAGACGACCGGGTAGGTTCTGACGACGTAGGCACCCTGCCCGGTCGCCACGAGGTTCTCCTCGATGTCCGGCACCGTCTGCCGTTCGAAGGTCCGACAGCGCGGACAGGAGGGGTCCTCGAACGCGAGGACGACGTTGCCGCCGAGTTCGCCCTTCCGGGGCTGGTCCTCGATACCGGCGGTCGCCGGGTGGTCGGCGAAGGGCGTCCCCGACGGTGTGGACTCCCCGCCGAGCGCGCCGCCGAGACACCCCGCCGTGGCGACGAGGCCCGCCGAGAGTCCGGTCGCGCCCGCCGACCGCAGGAACGTGCGTCTGTTCACACTCCACCGTGGCGAGCGACCGGCTTAGCAGTTGTTCCAAATTCGTTCCGAATCCGGCCCGGTCGTGCGGTCGAGTCACGATCCCGGCACGAAGCCGTGGCTACGCGCGAGGGTGGCGCAGTCGGTGGCGGTCGCTGTCGCCGGAAACACCGGGCTGTCGCCCGAGAATCAGTCGATGTGGCCTTCGCGGCGGAGTTGGTCGGCGTCCTGTCCGGAGTAGCGCCACTCGATGTTGGCCTTCTCGTCCTGCCAGTCCCACGGCTCGACGATGACGGTGTCGCCCTCGTTGATCCAGGTGCGGTACTTCATCCGGCCGGGGATGCGGCCCATCCGGTTCTTGCCGTCCTCACAGCGGACGCGAACGTGGTTGCCACCGTTGTGTTCGGTGACGACCGCGAACATCTCGTCGTCGTTGGGCATTCGGAGGTTCCGACGCCCTGTCTCTTCAGTCACGGGTTACCTACGTCCCGGAGACGGTTAAAACGTTGGAGAGTCGCGGTAGCGTGTCACACGGGCGTCCAGCGAGGACGCCGATCGTTCGCTCACCGCTTCGCCACGCCGGTCAACGGGCAGAGGAAGTAGTTCGGCGGCGCACCCTCGAAGTCGGGTCGGCCGAGCGACACGTCGAGGTAGTCGCCGTCCGCGGCCAGCACGTCCGCGTCGTTCGTCAGCGGGGCGTTCGCCTGGTACTTCTCCATGTCGGTGACGAGGGCGTTGAAGTGGGTCCACTTCCCGCCGTTGTAGTCGGTGTCGCCGGGTGCCGTCTCGGAGACGGCCGGCTGGAGCCCCTGCGAGCCGTCGTGGACGAAGTAGAGTCTGTCCTCGTTCTTCGGGCGACTGTCGAGTACCCTGACGACGTGCGTGGTGTAGAGGGTGTCGTTCGCCCAGATCCGCCCGAACTGGGTGCCCTTGTCGTTGCCCTTGCCCGCGAGGGCGGTACCGGTCCCGCCGACGCCGAGGGCGAGGCCACCGACGAGGAGTCCGCCTGTCTTGAGTACGTCACGCCGGCCGAACTGTCGGGTCGTGTCTCGGGTCATGGTAGCGGAGGTCACTGCCTCCACCGGGAGCGACGACCGACGAGACGTTAGGCGTTTTTCGAGATTCGACCACCCTTCCACACGAGTCGCTGACGACTCTCTTCCAACTTCGGACCGATTCTCCCACGAGTGCGTTCGGACCGTTCAGACGCGCTCGGACTGCGCACTACACCGCAGACACAGCACCGTCTCGGCGACGTGGTTGATGTCGTTCGATCCGCACTCGGGACACCGATAGCTGTCGTTGCCGTACTCGGTCGAGCCACGCGGCGCGTGGAGTTTGCCGGCCTCGACACGAGCGTCGGCCATACGCCCGATCCGATTCCGGACGAACCGTACCCGCCGGACGAGCGCCTCGTCGCGGTTCGGGCCGTGAATCTCGTCCCACTCCACGTCGTCCGGGCGGGAGAGGTGTGTCACGAGGTCGGTGCCGGCCTGCAGGAGCGACCGAGTGGTGGCCTGAAACCCGTTCTCCACGTCGGCCGACTCGTAGCCCGATTCGGCGCGGTCGAACGCGGCACTCGCCTGCTCTGTGTCGCCGGTGACGGCGCGGGCGACGCCGACGAGTTCGTGGCAGGCGGCCCGGTCGACGTCGGTCGACACGACGTGATCACGCTGGTCGCCAGCGACGAGAATCGCCTGCCCCGCTCGGTTGCGGGCGCGGTCAGACGCGTCGGCGATTCGGTAGCAGACCGCCGCCCGGAGGAGGTCACAGACCGCGAAGCCGGCCCAGCCAGCGTGGTCGGTGTCGAACGCCTCGCGGTTCCGATTCTCGAAGCCCGCGAGCGTCCCGTACGCCGAGAGGCTGTAGCGGTCGCCGGCGCGGTCGAAGCGTTCGTCCGCGAGTGCGAAGATGGCGTCGTCGCCGTGTTCCCTGCCGGTGTCGTCCATATCAGTCGCTGGGGCGCGACCGACACAGTCGTTTCGCC
This genomic window from Salinirubrum litoreum contains:
- a CDS encoding DsbA family protein; amino-acid sequence: MNRRTFLRSAGATGLSAGLVATAGCLGGALGGESTPSGTPFADHPATAGIEDQPRKGELGGNVVLAFEDPSCPRCRTFERQTVPDIEENLVATGQGAYVVRTYPVVYPWGEPAVHALEATYDRDSDAFWSLFAHYFDEQSSFETDNVLDRTAEFLNGETDVDGDAVVADAESGAYDAAVQTDLDAGMNADVGRTTPTVLLFRDGRYVTRASGSVSYDVIGTALGVE
- a CDS encoding translation initiation factor eIF-1A — protein: MTEETGRRNLRMPNDDEMFAVVTEHNGGNHVRVRCEDGKNRMGRIPGRMKYRTWINEGDTVIVEPWDWQDEKANIEWRYSGQDADQLRREGHID